One region of Mucilaginibacter sp. 14171R-50 genomic DNA includes:
- a CDS encoding helix-turn-helix transcriptional regulator, which translates to MNLRRDVFQAIADPTRRAILLLVATQSMTAGVIAANFDTARPTVSKHLQILTECELLKQEQNGREIYYHINAKGMKDVADFIEPFRKMWDDRFNALEAIMKNYKAK; encoded by the coding sequence ATGAATTTAAGAAGAGATGTATTCCAGGCCATAGCCGACCCTACCCGCAGGGCCATACTGCTGCTGGTAGCTACTCAATCTATGACGGCCGGGGTTATAGCGGCTAACTTTGATACTGCCCGGCCAACGGTTTCAAAGCACCTGCAAATACTTACCGAGTGCGAATTGCTTAAACAGGAGCAGAACGGCCGCGAGATCTATTATCATATCAACGCAAAGGGAATGAAAGACGTAGCAGATTTTATTGAGCCGTTCCGCAAAATGTGGGACGACAGGTTTAACGCTTTAGAAGCTATCATGAAAAATTATAAAGCCAAATAA
- a CDS encoding PAS domain-containing protein produces the protein MKDNAEQLYTLLQSIEGVVWEADAAMQHFTFISDRVHDITGFSPQDWLGRPGFWKTRVHPEDKHVIDEYAGLEGGTVKNHTFEYRMIRADGHIIWIKDNVSVLRGENGACLLCGVMLDNTVAERLKGLERLERDVLKLNSDLTVSLQNVLLSYLQGLEALFPQMQCSIYRIKNGRLISGVSPSLPAAYMKAFIGRSVGEKEGSCGAAAATRQQVIVSDIATDDRWVEYRSLALSYQLKACWANPVVDVDGEVMATLAMYYREPKAPTEEELQVMEKATALLRIIMENRGKAEIINETNLLMLQSQEMARFGNWRWDVQQDIVSWSPTLYIIYGLDPEDFKATFAGYQALLHPEDRDRVRGIIENVLHSRQGTQFEERISRPNGDIRYLRSWARLKTDAQGNPIEMIGACLDITETVLQMQAIEQQNRQLLDIAWMQSHMIRSPLARIMALVELLKDASNSDEEKAEFLDHLLTSANELDEQVKRINQKAEQSN, from the coding sequence ATGAAAGATAACGCGGAGCAGTTATACACCTTGTTGCAATCCATCGAGGGAGTAGTATGGGAAGCGGATGCAGCCATGCAGCATTTTACCTTTATCAGCGACCGGGTACATGATATCACCGGTTTTTCGCCCCAGGACTGGCTGGGCAGGCCGGGGTTTTGGAAAACGCGCGTCCATCCCGAAGACAAGCACGTAATTGATGAATATGCCGGGTTAGAAGGCGGCACGGTTAAAAACCACACCTTTGAATACCGGATGATACGGGCCGATGGCCACATTATATGGATAAAAGATAATGTTTCGGTGCTGCGTGGCGAAAACGGGGCGTGCCTGTTGTGCGGCGTTATGCTTGATAACACGGTTGCCGAACGTTTAAAGGGGCTGGAGCGCCTGGAACGTGATGTATTAAAACTAAATTCAGACCTTACCGTATCGCTTCAAAATGTGCTGCTCAGCTATCTGCAGGGCCTCGAAGCATTGTTCCCTCAAATGCAATGTTCTATTTACCGGATCAAAAACGGGCGCCTCATCAGCGGTGTATCGCCTTCGTTGCCAGCCGCTTATATGAAAGCGTTTATCGGGCGGTCTGTGGGCGAAAAGGAGGGGTCGTGCGGTGCTGCTGCGGCAACCAGGCAACAGGTTATTGTAAGCGATATTGCTACAGACGACCGATGGGTTGAATACCGCTCGCTGGCCTTAAGTTATCAGTTAAAAGCCTGCTGGGCAAACCCGGTGGTAGACGTCGATGGCGAAGTGATGGCTACCCTGGCAATGTACTATCGCGAGCCTAAAGCCCCCACAGAGGAAGAGTTACAGGTAATGGAAAAGGCCACCGCCTTATTACGCATTATTATGGAAAACCGCGGTAAGGCCGAGATCATTAACGAAACCAATTTACTGATGCTGCAAAGCCAGGAGATGGCCCGTTTTGGAAACTGGCGCTGGGATGTACAGCAGGATATTGTTAGCTGGTCGCCCACTTTATATATTATTTACGGCCTAGACCCTGAAGACTTTAAGGCAACTTTTGCCGGCTACCAGGCTTTGCTGCATCCGGAAGACAGAGACCGTGTACGCGGTATCATCGAAAACGTATTGCACAGCAGGCAAGGCACCCAATTTGAAGAAAGGATAAGCCGCCCAAACGGTGATATCAGGTACCTGCGCTCGTGGGCCAGGCTAAAAACAGATGCACAGGGAAACCCCATAGAAATGATAGGCGCCTGCCTGGATATTACCGAAACAGTATTACAGATGCAGGCCATTGAGCAGCAAAACCGTCAATTGCTGGATATCGCCTGGATGCAATCGCACATGATCCGTTCGCCGTTAGCCCGCATAATGGCCCTGGTTGAGTTGCTTAAAGATGCATCCAACAGCGATGAAGAAAAAGCAGAGTTTTTGGATCACTTGTTAACCTCAGCCAACGAACTGGACGAGCAGGTAAAACGCATCAACCAAAAAGCAGAACAAAGCAATTGA
- a CDS encoding DUF4440 domain-containing protein → MKKPILCLLLLVTTCFALKAQDKQAIIAVLNTQQAAWNKGDIEGFMQGYWKSDSLMFIGKRGPTYGWQQTMDNYKKGYPDRAAMGKLTFRIDKVEILGSRDAFVMGAWSLAREKDTPGGYFTLWFRKINGEWKVICDHTS, encoded by the coding sequence ATGAAAAAGCCTATCCTCTGCCTCCTGCTGCTTGTTACTACCTGCTTTGCCCTGAAAGCGCAGGACAAACAAGCTATCATCGCTGTATTAAACACCCAGCAAGCCGCCTGGAACAAAGGCGATATTGAGGGTTTTATGCAGGGATACTGGAAGTCGGATTCGCTGATGTTCATTGGCAAGCGCGGGCCAACTTACGGCTGGCAGCAAACAATGGATAACTACAAAAAGGGCTACCCCGATAGAGCGGCTATGGGTAAGCTCACCTTCAGGATTGATAAGGTGGAAATATTGGGCAGCCGCGACGCCTTTGTAATGGGCGCCTGGAGCCTTGCCCGCGAAAAGGACACACCGGGAGGCTACTTTACCTTATGGTTCCGCAAAATAAACGGCGAGTGGAAGGTGATTTGCGATCATACCTCTTGA
- a CDS encoding cupin-like domain-containing protein, with translation MSFILRPIDTVENISPEDFKRNYLDPRRPLVIKGLTKTWPARDKWTPEYLKEVVGKKVVPLYDNSKADPSKPINSSAAEMPFDEYIDLIKSQPTELRIFFFNIFKQAPQLLDDIAFPKELMGGFIESMPSMFFGGSNSVTFLHYDIDLPHIFHTHFGGRKHVILFENKWKRRLYCIPNATYALEDYDVLNPDTKRFPALEGVEGTEVFLEHGDTLFMPTGYWHWMKYIDGSYSLSLRAWDASVTRKAASVYNLAVKGGLDSLLKMTFKEKYAKYREELAIKWAERELAAGKPY, from the coding sequence ATGAGCTTTATACTGCGCCCCATAGATACCGTAGAGAATATCAGCCCGGAGGATTTTAAAAGGAATTATCTTGACCCGCGCCGCCCGCTGGTAATAAAAGGCCTGACCAAAACGTGGCCCGCCCGCGACAAGTGGACCCCCGAATATTTGAAGGAAGTAGTAGGCAAAAAGGTGGTGCCCTTATATGATAACTCAAAGGCCGACCCATCAAAACCCATTAACTCATCGGCCGCCGAAATGCCGTTTGATGAGTATATCGACCTGATCAAATCGCAGCCTACCGAACTGCGTATCTTCTTTTTTAATATTTTTAAGCAAGCGCCGCAATTGCTTGATGACATCGCTTTCCCGAAAGAGTTGATGGGCGGCTTTATCGAAAGCATGCCCTCCATGTTCTTTGGCGGCTCAAACTCGGTTACCTTTTTACATTACGATATCGATCTGCCGCACATATTCCATACCCATTTTGGCGGGCGCAAGCATGTTATCCTGTTCGAAAACAAATGGAAACGTCGTTTATACTGCATCCCTAACGCTACTTATGCTTTAGAGGATTATGACGTACTAAACCCTGACACCAAAAGATTCCCGGCGCTGGAAGGGGTAGAAGGCACCGAAGTTTTCCTGGAGCATGGCGATACGCTGTTTATGCCGACCGGGTACTGGCACTGGATGAAGTACATCGATGGCTCCTACTCGCTTAGCCTGCGCGCCTGGGATGCCTCGGTTACACGTAAAGCAGCCAGCGTATACAACCTTGCGGTAAAGGGCGGTTTGGACAGCTTGCTGAAAATGACGTTTAAAGAAAAATACGCCAAATACCGCGAGGAACTGGCCATTAAATGGGCCGAGCGTGAATTAGCGGCGGGCAAGCCGTATTAA
- a CDS encoding DoxX family protein, whose amino-acid sequence MKKRNLIVYWITTALVAIGMFGSGMAQIMQTKQMTDLIAPLGYPAYLLYIIGTWKVLGAITIAAPRLPLVKEWAYAGLFFVMTGAFMSHLLSGDYNIKALAGPLFQTVFIILSWYFRPAGRKLASIN is encoded by the coding sequence ATGAAAAAGAGAAACTTAATTGTTTATTGGATAACAACCGCGTTGGTGGCCATTGGTATGTTTGGAAGCGGCATGGCGCAAATTATGCAAACCAAACAAATGACAGACCTGATAGCGCCCCTGGGTTACCCGGCATATTTACTTTACATTATTGGTACCTGGAAGGTTCTTGGGGCAATAACCATTGCAGCACCACGGCTGCCGCTGGTAAAAGAGTGGGCGTATGCTGGTTTGTTTTTTGTGATGACGGGTGCGTTTATGTCGCACCTGCTAAGCGGCGACTACAACATAAAGGCATTGGCAGGGCCATTGTTCCAAACCGTTTTTATTATCTTGTCGTGGTATTTCAGGCCTGCAGGCAGGAAACTTGCATCCATAAATTAA
- a CDS encoding DUF4256 domain-containing protein, with protein sequence MSSNKNALAAHEAVDLLKILQGRFEKNMKRHAGMEWADVQARLEASPGKLWSLNEMEITGGEPDVVGIDKQTGEYVFYDCSAESPKGRRSLCYDREALDKRKEFKPANTVVDVACAMGIEVLTEDQYRYLQTFGGFDAKTSSWLKTPDSIRKLGGAIFGDFRYNTVFVSHNGADSYYAARGFRGMLKV encoded by the coding sequence ATGAGCAGCAACAAAAATGCGTTGGCAGCGCATGAAGCGGTGGATCTGTTAAAGATTTTGCAGGGCCGTTTTGAAAAAAACATGAAACGCCACGCCGGTATGGAGTGGGCTGATGTACAAGCCCGGCTGGAAGCCAGCCCTGGGAAGCTATGGTCGCTTAACGAAATGGAAATTACCGGGGGCGAACCGGATGTAGTTGGTATTGATAAGCAAACAGGCGAATATGTTTTTTATGATTGCTCGGCCGAGAGCCCCAAAGGCCGCCGAAGCCTTTGCTATGACCGCGAAGCGCTTGATAAGCGAAAGGAATTTAAGCCGGCCAATACCGTTGTTGATGTAGCCTGCGCCATGGGTATTGAGGTGCTAACAGAAGACCAGTACCGTTACTTGCAAACTTTTGGTGGTTTTGACGCTAAAACATCCAGCTGGTTAAAAACGCCCGACAGTATCCGCAAACTGGGCGGCGCCATTTTTGGCGATTTTAGATATAATACAGTGTTTGTATCGCACAACGGCGCTGACTCATACTACGCCGCCAGGGGGTTTCGCGGTATGCTAAAGGTTTAA
- a CDS encoding carbohydrate kinase — translation MKNRVLCFGEVLWDAFGDEKKAGGAPMNVARHLVQQHIDVKFASRVGSDASGDELVDFLKNNGLYSDLIQRDNALPTCEVTVELDAKSQATYIIPQPVSWDNIHLDNNLKDAAKRSSTIVFGSLACREKTTHDTLLNLLDETDAIKIFDVNLRHPHYTLETIETLAARADVIKMNEEEADLLIGGSNGDLKGKITEFRNKYHTKTICVTRGENGAIIWHDYEFFEHPGFSVDVADTVGAGDAFLATFIAGIMANNPIPRLLLNACAIGAFVTSQRGANPVYNQDEISRIRKS, via the coding sequence ATGAAGAACAGGGTTTTATGCTTTGGGGAAGTTTTATGGGATGCCTTTGGCGATGAAAAAAAAGCCGGCGGGGCGCCAATGAACGTAGCAAGGCACCTGGTGCAGCAGCATATCGACGTAAAATTTGCCAGCCGTGTTGGCAGCGACGCATCGGGCGATGAACTGGTCGATTTCCTAAAAAACAACGGCTTATACTCTGACCTTATCCAGCGCGATAACGCCCTGCCCACCTGCGAGGTAACGGTAGAGCTTGACGCTAAAAGCCAGGCCACCTATATTATACCGCAGCCTGTTTCCTGGGATAATATCCACCTTGACAACAACCTTAAAGATGCGGCTAAGCGTTCATCAACCATCGTTTTTGGCAGCCTGGCCTGCCGCGAAAAAACAACACACGATACCTTGCTAAACCTGCTTGATGAAACCGACGCTATAAAAATATTTGACGTAAACCTGCGCCACCCGCATTATACACTGGAAACCATCGAAACCCTGGCGGCACGCGCAGACGTTATTAAAATGAACGAGGAAGAGGCCGACCTGCTGATTGGCGGCAGCAACGGCGATCTGAAAGGAAAGATCACAGAGTTCAGGAATAAGTATCATACCAAAACTATTTGCGTAACGCGTGGCGAGAACGGGGCCATTATCTGGCACGATTACGAGTTTTTTGAACATCCGGGCTTTAGTGTGGATGTTGCCGACACCGTGGGTGCCGGCGATGCCTTCCTGGCTACTTTTATTGCCGGTATTATGGCTAATAACCCAATACCCCGGCTGCTGTTAAACGCCTGTGCTATCGGCGCATTTGTAACCAGCCAGCGCGGTGCAAACCCGGTTTATAACCAGGACGAAATAAGCCGCATCCGTAAAAGTTAA
- a CDS encoding YdeI family protein, which produces MNTKVDFYFDKAKKWQDEVRALRAILLSCGLTEELKWGCPCYTHQGANVVLIHDFKEYCALLFFKGALLSDTHAILVQQTKNVQSARQMRFAHADEVTELAAVIKAYVFEAIEVEKAGLKVELKKTEEFAMTYEFQHKLDHIPALKTAFEALTPGRQRAYLLHFSAPKQSKTREARIEKWMPQILNGKGLQDQ; this is translated from the coding sequence TTGAACACAAAAGTTGATTTTTATTTTGATAAGGCCAAAAAATGGCAGGATGAAGTTAGGGCGCTCAGGGCTATATTGCTTAGCTGCGGGCTTACCGAAGAGTTGAAATGGGGATGCCCTTGTTATACCCACCAGGGCGCTAACGTTGTTTTGATACATGATTTTAAAGAATACTGCGCCCTGCTATTTTTTAAGGGGGCGTTGCTGAGCGATACCCATGCTATATTGGTACAGCAAACCAAAAATGTACAGTCGGCCCGGCAAATGCGATTTGCGCATGCTGACGAAGTAACTGAACTGGCAGCTGTTATAAAAGCTTACGTATTTGAGGCTATTGAGGTTGAGAAGGCTGGGCTAAAAGTGGAGCTCAAAAAAACGGAAGAATTTGCCATGACTTACGAGTTTCAACACAAATTAGATCACATCCCCGCGTTGAAAACCGCTTTTGAAGCATTAACGCCCGGACGGCAACGGGCCTACCTGCTGCACTTTTCGGCACCTAAGCAATCTAAAACGCGCGAGGCAAGGATAGAAAAATGGATGCCGCAGATACTTAATGGCAAGGGGTTGCAGGACCAATAG
- a CDS encoding SRPBCC domain-containing protein has translation MELKTKITAEEGRQDLLISREFDLPVELLFKAFTEAELVEQWMGTKVLKLESKRHGSWQFETSDAKGNVVFKADGTIHEFSPNCKITRTFEMANAPFGVQLELLNFEKLTDATSRINMHVIYESNDQRDQMLKLPFAQGINMAHNRLQDVAGKLKTIG, from the coding sequence ATGGAATTGAAAACAAAAATTACTGCCGAAGAAGGCAGGCAGGACCTGCTGATAAGCCGTGAATTTGACCTGCCGGTAGAACTGCTTTTTAAGGCGTTTACCGAAGCCGAACTGGTTGAGCAATGGATGGGCACCAAAGTGCTTAAACTGGAAAGCAAAAGGCACGGCAGCTGGCAGTTTGAAACAAGCGACGCTAAAGGCAACGTGGTGTTTAAGGCTGATGGCACCATTCACGAGTTTAGCCCCAACTGCAAGATAACCCGCACATTTGAAATGGCCAACGCCCCGTTTGGCGTACAGTTGGAACTGCTGAATTTTGAAAAGCTTACCGACGCTACCAGCAGGATAAATATGCATGTGATATACGAATCGAACGACCAGCGAGACCAGATGCTGAAGCTACCTTTTGCACAGGGCATAAATATGGCGCATAATCGCTTACAGGATGTTGCAGGCAAACTAAAAACAATAGGATGA
- a CDS encoding sigma 54-interacting transcriptional regulator, whose protein sequence is MNKNLDIKTLGELKKSGYKSRSVKDELRDNLIKQLQKKEGGFEGIIGFEDTVIPDLQTAILSRHNILLLGLRGQAKTRIARLLVNLLDEYVPYIEGSELFDDPLAPISWFGHSTVERNGDDTPIGWIHRSERYTEKLATPDVTVADLIGDVDPIKAATMKLTYSDERVIHFGLIPRAHRGIFVINELPDLQARIQVSLFNILQERDIQIRGFKLRLPLDIQFVFTANPEDYTNRGSIVTPLKDRIESQILTHYPRTVEISRKITQQEALLTQEQRASIEADGLVKDLIEQIAFEARNSEYIDKKSGVSARLTISSYENLISNAERRMLINNEKSTFVRISDFLGVIPAITGKIELVYEGELEGPGKVANILIGKAVKTLLLQFFPDPEKSKKSKTPNVYAEIINWFGDGNTLSLVDDLPLADYKKALNAVPGLKDVVKKFHPKLSENQTLLLMEFILHGLAEFSQLNKGFLDNGFAFSDMFNSLFNLEPDDDDLDLDDRY, encoded by the coding sequence ATGAACAAGAATTTAGATATAAAAACCCTTGGCGAGCTTAAGAAATCGGGCTATAAAAGCCGGTCGGTTAAAGATGAGTTGAGAGATAACCTCATTAAACAACTTCAAAAAAAAGAGGGCGGTTTTGAAGGCATTATTGGTTTTGAAGATACTGTAATACCCGATCTGCAAACCGCTATCCTTTCGCGCCATAACATACTGTTGCTTGGCCTGCGCGGGCAGGCCAAAACACGTATTGCCCGCCTGCTTGTAAACCTGCTGGACGAGTATGTGCCCTACATAGAAGGGTCTGAATTGTTCGACGACCCGCTGGCACCCATCAGCTGGTTTGGCCATAGCACCGTAGAAAGGAATGGCGACGATACGCCCATAGGCTGGATACACCGCAGCGAGCGCTACACCGAAAAACTGGCTACGCCCGATGTTACCGTTGCCGACCTGATTGGTGATGTGGACCCGATAAAGGCCGCTACCATGAAACTGACCTACTCTGACGAGCGGGTTATTCACTTTGGGCTGATCCCCCGTGCGCACCGGGGCATTTTTGTAATAAACGAACTGCCCGATCTGCAGGCACGCATCCAGGTATCGCTGTTTAACATTTTGCAGGAGCGCGATATACAGATCCGTGGGTTTAAACTGCGCCTGCCTTTGGATATCCAGTTTGTATTTACCGCCAATCCCGAAGATTACACCAACCGCGGCTCTATTGTTACGCCTTTAAAAGACCGTATAGAAAGCCAGATATTAACGCATTACCCGCGCACGGTTGAAATATCGCGCAAGATAACCCAGCAGGAAGCCTTGCTTACGCAAGAGCAGCGCGCCAGTATAGAGGCCGACGGCCTGGTGAAGGACCTGATAGAACAAATTGCCTTTGAGGCCCGTAACTCGGAGTATATCGACAAAAAATCGGGGGTATCAGCAAGGTTAACCATATCCTCCTACGAAAACCTGATCAGTAATGCCGAGCGCCGTATGCTCATCAATAATGAGAAAAGCACATTTGTGCGCATCTCCGATTTTTTGGGCGTTATTCCGGCCATCACAGGCAAGATTGAGTTGGTGTACGAAGGCGAACTGGAAGGCCCCGGTAAAGTAGCCAACATTCTTATCGGCAAGGCCGTGAAAACGTTGCTGCTACAGTTTTTCCCCGACCCTGAAAAGTCTAAAAAATCCAAAACGCCAAACGTATATGCCGAGATCATCAACTGGTTTGGCGATGGCAACACCCTCTCGCTGGTTGATGACCTGCCCCTGGCCGATTACAAAAAAGCCCTTAACGCGGTACCCGGTTTAAAGGATGTGGTTAAAAAATTCCACCCCAAACTAAGCGAGAATCAAACGTTGCTGCTAATGGAGTTTATTTTGCATGGCCTGGCCGAGTTTTCGCAATTGAACAAAGGTTTCCTGGATAACGGCTTCGCATTTTCGGATATGTTTAACAGCTTGTTCAACTTAGAGCCCGACGACGATGACCTTGACCTTGATGACCGCTACTAA
- the infC gene encoding translation initiation factor IF-3, with translation MREMKVRPGIDAVEYQEKLSHLIRFLERGDEIKVTVMFRGREVINPERGEELLRSFAADLKDRIKPGSSTVREGRVIYMVLTPNAG, from the coding sequence ATGAGAGAAATGAAAGTGCGGCCAGGCATAGACGCTGTAGAGTACCAGGAAAAGCTGAGTCACCTTATTCGCTTCCTGGAGCGGGGCGATGAAATAAAGGTGACCGTAATGTTCAGGGGCAGGGAAGTTATCAACCCCGAACGCGGCGAAGAACTACTGCGCAGCTTTGCAGCCGACCTTAAAGACCGTATAAAGCCCGGCTCATCGACAGTGCGAGAGGGAAGGGTAATATATATGGTGTTAACGCCGAATGCGGGATAA
- a CDS encoding VWA domain-containing protein: MRGFGFSQFKPNQIPKGGFDELLKLFLELLNYTAGDAGEALAWLNELDKQYNITNDEYGMGDFIDELKQKGYLTDDNQNGGFNITAKTEQSIRQSALEEIFGKLKKSGKGNHRSPQSGQGDEKNAERREFEFGDSLDQIDMTQSIQNAQVNHGIGGDFMMTERDLEVEEMDYKTLTSTVLMIDISHSMILYGEDRITPAKKVAMALAELIRTKYPKDTLDIVVFGNDAWPITLQDLPYLQVGPYHTNTYAGLELATDMLRRRKTHNKQIFMITDGKPTCLKEGTRYYKNSIGLDRKVVNKTLNMAAQCKRLKIPITTFMIAKDPYLQQFVRKFTETNGGKAFYSSLNNLGEYIFEDYARNRRKNVK, encoded by the coding sequence ATGCGTGGTTTTGGATTTTCACAGTTTAAACCAAACCAGATCCCTAAGGGCGGATTTGATGAATTACTAAAGTTATTCCTGGAGTTATTGAACTACACCGCAGGCGATGCCGGTGAGGCCCTGGCATGGCTTAACGAACTGGATAAGCAATACAACATCACCAATGACGAGTACGGCATGGGCGATTTTATTGACGAACTTAAGCAAAAAGGCTACCTGACTGATGATAACCAGAACGGCGGCTTTAACATTACGGCCAAAACGGAGCAAAGCATCCGTCAATCGGCTTTGGAAGAGATCTTCGGTAAGCTGAAAAAATCGGGTAAGGGTAACCACCGTTCGCCGCAAAGCGGGCAGGGCGATGAAAAAAATGCCGAACGCCGCGAGTTTGAGTTTGGCGACAGCCTGGACCAGATTGACATGACGCAGTCTATCCAGAACGCCCAGGTTAACCACGGCATAGGCGGCGATTTTATGATGACCGAGCGCGACCTGGAAGTGGAGGAAATGGACTATAAAACCCTTACCAGTACTGTGCTGATGATAGATATATCGCACTCTATGATACTTTACGGCGAAGACAGGATAACCCCCGCCAAAAAAGTAGCCATGGCGCTGGCCGAGCTTATCCGCACAAAATACCCTAAGGACACGCTGGACATTGTAGTTTTTGGCAACGATGCATGGCCAATTACCCTGCAGGACCTGCCTTACTTACAGGTTGGCCCCTACCATACCAATACTTACGCGGGGCTTGAACTGGCTACCGATATGCTGCGCCGCCGTAAAACGCACAACAAGCAGATATTTATGATAACCGACGGTAAGCCCACCTGCTTAAAGGAAGGCACCCGGTATTACAAAAACAGCATAGGGCTTGATAGAAAAGTGGTAAACAAAACGCTGAACATGGCCGCGCAGTGCAAAAGGCTAAAGATACCTATCACCACGTTCATGATCGCTAAAGACCCATACCTGCAGCAATTCGTTCGTAAATTTACCGAAACCAACGGTGGCAAAGCGTTCTACAGCTCGCTAAATAACCTGGGCGAATATATTTTTGAGGACTACGCCCGCAATAGAAGGAAAAACGTGAAGTAA
- a CDS encoding fasciclin domain-containing protein, which produces MKKLIIAAFALAAIAITPNTYAQTKMVGGAAMYPTKNIVENAVNSKDHTILVAAVKAAGLVETLQSAGPFTVFAPTNEAFNKLPKGTVETLLKPENKATLTKILTYHVVSGKWSAAQLMAKIKAGNGTAELKTVSGGVLKAMMQGGKIYLVDEKGGKSWVTIADVNQSNGVIHVVNTVLMPN; this is translated from the coding sequence ATGAAAAAATTAATCATCGCGGCGTTTGCTTTAGCAGCTATTGCAATTACGCCCAACACTTACGCACAAACAAAAATGGTTGGCGGCGCTGCCATGTATCCAACCAAAAACATTGTAGAAAATGCAGTGAACTCAAAAGACCATACCATACTGGTTGCAGCAGTAAAAGCCGCCGGTTTGGTAGAAACCCTGCAATCGGCCGGGCCGTTTACGGTGTTTGCGCCCACCAACGAAGCATTTAACAAACTGCCAAAAGGCACTGTTGAAACCCTTTTGAAACCCGAGAACAAAGCAACCCTTACCAAAATTTTAACTTACCATGTAGTAAGCGGTAAATGGAGCGCTGCACAGTTAATGGCAAAAATAAAGGCCGGTAACGGAACCGCTGAACTAAAAACTGTAAGCGGCGGTGTTTTAAAGGCCATGATGCAGGGCGGCAAAATTTACCTGGTTGACGAAAAAGGTGGAAAAAGCTGGGTAACCATTGCCGATGTTAACCAAAGTAACGGCGTTATACATGTGGTAAATACGGTATTAATGCCTAATTAG